The following proteins are encoded in a genomic region of Lachnospiraceae bacterium KM106-2:
- a CDS encoding RNA polymerase sigma factor has protein sequence MTEEELLHSLKEDPQKGLSLLIDQYTPLIYTIVYNKLGTLCSSEDIEECVSDIFYQFYQQIDRINLERGSIKGYLSTIAKRQSINLYHTKFYQKNQRHLSIDDTLVEFPDEKQNVEQLLIQNEDQDELLQALKTLGQPDSEILIRKYYHGQNTREIAEQFSLKPNTVDKKVSRGLRKLRILLGGK, from the coding sequence TTGACAGAGGAAGAGCTCTTACATAGTTTAAAAGAAGATCCCCAAAAAGGATTAAGTCTGCTTATTGATCAATATACACCGCTTATTTATACCATTGTCTATAACAAATTAGGTACACTTTGTTCTAGTGAAGATATCGAAGAGTGTGTGAGCGATATCTTTTATCAATTCTATCAGCAGATAGATCGAATTAATTTAGAGAGAGGCTCCATTAAAGGATATTTATCTACGATTGCAAAAAGACAATCAATCAATCTTTATCACACGAAGTTTTATCAAAAGAATCAAAGGCATCTCTCCATCGATGATACTTTGGTAGAATTTCCAGATGAGAAACAGAATGTAGAACAATTACTGATACAAAATGAGGATCAGGATGAACTTCTACAGGCATTAAAAACACTTGGACAACCTGATAGTGAGATATTGATCCGAAAATATTATCATGGACAGAATACAAGAGAGATTGCAGAACAGTTTTCATTAAAGCCCAATACCGTGGATAAAAAGGTATCCAGAGGGCTGAGAAAATTAAGAATATTGTTAGGAGGGAAATGA
- a CDS encoding ABC transporter, permease protein encodes MKTFMMMKSSIRKNRSSSITLVMLILLATLLLYSSLMILFQVDDVVDDVNRQNAGADYLAIVPKTQAKALKQTIDSIDLLDYYESESSISCYGTLRNKRVEKKAQNIGLNFLKLDQKRTISTITIMDQLSKKPAHPVVLPYYLKASIGYRAGDTIHTNINGIKKTFTVYGFSQNVMLSTPANIDQYQLFIEEDDFNQLKKQASSNMMTEFIRIRIKKDASSEEFDHAFVKKSSETKGIVDANLLGLDYGTMKVGTTATIQMVTMLLISFSVLMLIIALIVIRFTIINHIEEDINNIGSLEAAGFTSRMIRHALILQFIFLSAIGFVLGLAVSIIISGSITSIVSSSIGLYWISSFNPQACLIAFVVIFVFVGLIAYKTSGRIKKVTPVAALRNGLSTYNFKKNYLPLATTKGNLNLILGFKQMLHSGRQNFSIGLIGFIMSFALLMAFSIFDMFTGDDSTLNRLIGIEQSSIAVTVNNKNQIPEIEKKLNAYHEVKQTRRTKDSNVVLKTEKDEITVYANICEDYENKAVNTIYEGRYPKHKNEISLSNAIANKLGVSVGDVLTLKGKDGDKEFVVVGLNQHINHLGNSCTLTEEGMKQTDEQYYCDMFYLYLKKGINTDRFLTNLKKDLGIEELSYINMEASIEGILGSLNQLFMIISVVLAVIIVLVIGIILYYIVKVKLVRDKMIIGIQKSIGFTTKQLIVHNVISFGIVMLISFTLGAIAALILNAPLMTLMFTMVGFKKCTIDISILLIFLTILALTFVAVIMTTVVSIRIRKVDPRELLID; translated from the coding sequence ATGAAGACATTTATGATGATGAAGAGCAGTATACGTAAAAATAGAAGTTCTTCCATAACCCTTGTCATGCTGATCCTGCTCGCGACGCTGTTATTATACAGCAGTCTTATGATCCTATTCCAAGTCGATGATGTCGTTGATGATGTAAATCGACAGAATGCAGGTGCTGACTATCTGGCTATCGTCCCCAAAACACAGGCAAAGGCACTAAAACAAACGATTGATTCCATTGATCTACTAGATTACTATGAGTCGGAATCATCAATTTCTTGTTACGGAACATTGCGAAATAAAAGAGTGGAAAAAAAGGCTCAAAACATTGGACTTAATTTTCTGAAATTAGATCAAAAGAGAACCATATCCACGATTACCATTATGGATCAATTATCCAAGAAACCTGCTCATCCAGTCGTTCTTCCATACTATCTGAAAGCAAGTATCGGCTATCGCGCAGGAGATACTATTCATACAAATATCAATGGCATCAAGAAGACTTTCACAGTATATGGGTTCAGTCAGAATGTTATGCTATCAACACCTGCCAACATCGATCAATATCAGCTTTTTATCGAAGAAGATGATTTTAATCAACTGAAGAAGCAGGCATCATCAAACATGATGACGGAATTTATTCGGATTCGAATTAAAAAAGACGCATCTTCTGAAGAGTTTGATCATGCCTTTGTTAAGAAATCCTCCGAAACAAAGGGGATTGTTGATGCCAATCTGCTCGGATTAGATTATGGCACGATGAAAGTAGGAACCACGGCGACGATTCAGATGGTAACCATGCTCCTCATTTCATTTTCAGTATTAATGCTCATCATCGCTTTAATTGTTATTCGTTTTACGATCATAAACCATATTGAAGAAGATATTAATAATATTGGCTCCTTAGAAGCTGCTGGATTTACAAGTCGAATGATCCGACATGCGCTGATCCTTCAATTTATCTTTTTATCAGCCATAGGATTTGTATTAGGTTTAGCAGTATCCATAATCATTTCAGGATCGATCACATCCATTGTCTCCTCATCAATCGGTCTCTATTGGATTTCAAGTTTTAATCCACAAGCTTGTCTCATTGCTTTTGTTGTGATCTTTGTATTTGTCGGTCTGATCGCTTACAAAACATCGGGAAGAATTAAGAAAGTGACACCGGTTGCTGCACTACGAAATGGATTATCTACTTATAACTTTAAGAAAAATTATTTACCGCTGGCGACGACGAAAGGTAATCTAAACCTGATTTTAGGTTTTAAGCAGATGCTGCATTCTGGAAGACAGAACTTCTCAATCGGCTTGATCGGCTTTATTATGTCGTTTGCCTTGTTAATGGCATTTTCAATCTTTGATATGTTTACCGGAGATGATTCTACCCTGAATCGATTGATTGGTATCGAGCAATCATCAATTGCAGTAACTGTCAATAATAAAAATCAAATTCCTGAAATAGAAAAGAAGTTAAATGCTTATCATGAGGTGAAACAGACACGAAGAACCAAAGATTCGAATGTTGTATTAAAGACAGAAAAAGATGAAATTACTGTTTACGCAAATATCTGCGAAGATTATGAGAATAAAGCAGTGAACACCATCTATGAGGGCAGATATCCAAAGCATAAGAACGAGATTTCATTAAGCAATGCAATCGCCAATAAACTTGGTGTTTCTGTTGGTGATGTACTTACACTAAAAGGGAAAGATGGCGATAAGGAATTTGTAGTGGTCGGTTTAAATCAACATATTAATCATTTAGGTAACTCATGTACCCTAACGGAAGAAGGGATGAAACAAACCGATGAACAATATTATTGTGATATGTTCTATCTATACCTAAAAAAGGGAATTAATACGGACAGATTCCTTACGAATTTAAAAAAGGATTTAGGAATCGAAGAACTGAGCTATATTAATATGGAAGCAAGCATCGAAGGAATCTTAGGTTCTTTAAATCAACTATTTATGATTATCAGCGTAGTACTGGCCGTAATCATCGTACTTGTAATCGGCATCATATTATACTATATTGTCAAAGTTAAGTTGGTTCGTGATAAGATGATCATAGGAATTCAAAAATCCATCGGTTTTACGACAAAACAATTGATCGTTCACAATGTAATTTCCTTCGGCATTGTTATGTTGATCAGTTTTACCCTCGGAGCAATCGCTGCTTTGATACTAAACGCTCCATTGATGACATTAATGTTTACAATGGTTGGATTTAAGAAATGTACAATTGATATCTCGATTTTACTTATTTTCTTAACCATTTTGGCACTTACGTTCGTAGCTGTTATTATGACTACCGTAGTATCTATACGAATTAGAAAAGTAGATCCAAGAGAATTATTGATCGACTAA
- a CDS encoding cell division transporter, ATP-binding protein FtsE, which translates to MNTILSAHNLCKSYSNGKMMQHVLKNLNIEIKEGDFTVIMGSSGSGKSTLLYALSGMDQASLGSIQFKGTEISKYSNDQLALFRRKNCGFVFQQVYLNDTMSIMDNILVCGLLLKKNRKEITAKAKELLQLVDLDEECYHKFPSQLSGGQAQRAAIVRAIINDPEIVFADEPTGALNSSNSKNVLDIMTKINENGQSIVMVTHDMKTARRANRILYLRDGMIEAELNLGKYQSGDDKRHAKLREFLESMGW; encoded by the coding sequence ATGAATACAATTTTATCAGCACATAATTTATGCAAATCATACTCAAATGGAAAGATGATGCAGCATGTATTAAAGAATTTAAATATTGAGATCAAAGAAGGAGACTTCACCGTGATCATGGGAAGTTCAGGTTCCGGAAAGTCGACTCTGCTTTATGCCTTGTCTGGCATGGATCAGGCTTCACTAGGATCCATTCAATTTAAAGGAACGGAGATCTCCAAGTACTCGAATGATCAGTTAGCATTGTTCCGCCGTAAAAACTGTGGATTTGTGTTCCAGCAAGTCTATTTAAATGATACGATGAGTATCATGGATAATATTTTAGTCTGTGGACTTTTATTAAAGAAGAATCGAAAAGAGATCACTGCAAAAGCGAAAGAGTTATTACAATTAGTTGATCTAGATGAAGAATGTTATCACAAGTTTCCATCTCAATTATCAGGAGGCCAGGCACAGCGTGCAGCCATCGTCAGAGCGATCATAAATGATCCAGAGATCGTATTTGCCGATGAGCCAACAGGCGCGCTAAATTCTAGTAATTCCAAAAATGTCTTAGATATCATGACAAAAATCAATGAAAATGGACAGAGCATCGTTATGGTAACTCATGATATGAAGACTGCAAGAAGAGCAAACCGAATTCTTTATCTTCGTGATGGTATGATCGAAGCTGAATTGAATCTTGGCAAGTATCAATCCGGAGATGATAAACGTCATGCTAAGCTTCGTGAATTTCTAGAAAGCATGGGGTGGTAA
- a CDS encoding sensory transduction histidine kinase yields MKVRYLLITLNLIVAVLVISCLTNINSLKYQSSQMADYNDRYQSIEEGIGSGKSLTTLMKQYHCKIILTKDVGYLKEWYEAINHQDIIFDHMNGNVLIGKIIFERNKSIFNTMKGDIKKIILSFIVSILVLIDLFCAYLYLRIIKPFHKLKHFAGEVALGHLEEPLHMHKHNYFGAFTESFDVMREELKKAREGEYQANLSKRELVASLSHDIKTPVSTIKAVCEILEIKLKDNENVGKIHTIDQKADVIDHLISNLFHATLEELEVLKVNPTEESSLLIKDMLDDMNHYQLIEYVNELPSCLILCDKLRLNQVFDNIISNSYKYANTTIQIRFLETDNHLTIEIRDFGTSASDLDPYLLTEKFYRGDNAGDKNGSGLGLYLANNFIEGMGGELICEVDQGFVVTLHLSKAGMIVKK; encoded by the coding sequence ATGAAAGTAAGATATTTATTGATCACATTGAATCTTATCGTTGCTGTACTGGTGATCAGTTGTTTAACAAATATTAACTCTTTGAAGTATCAATCGAGTCAAATGGCTGATTACAATGATCGTTATCAATCCATAGAAGAAGGGATTGGTAGCGGGAAATCACTTACAACTCTAATGAAACAATATCATTGTAAGATTATTTTGACGAAAGATGTCGGTTACCTCAAAGAATGGTATGAGGCGATTAACCATCAAGATATTATCTTTGATCATATGAATGGCAATGTATTGATCGGAAAGATCATCTTTGAGCGAAATAAAAGTATCTTTAATACGATGAAAGGGGATATCAAAAAGATCATCCTATCATTTATTGTAAGTATTTTAGTGTTGATCGATCTGTTTTGTGCTTACCTATATTTAAGGATCATCAAACCATTCCATAAATTAAAGCATTTTGCTGGGGAAGTGGCACTTGGACATCTAGAGGAACCTCTACATATGCATAAGCATAATTACTTTGGTGCCTTTACGGAAAGTTTTGATGTGATGCGCGAAGAATTAAAGAAGGCAAGAGAGGGAGAATATCAAGCGAATCTAAGTAAAAGAGAACTTGTTGCAAGCCTTTCCCATGATATCAAGACGCCGGTATCCACAATTAAAGCAGTATGCGAGATACTAGAAATCAAATTAAAAGACAATGAGAATGTAGGCAAAATTCATACGATCGATCAGAAAGCAGATGTCATCGATCATCTGATCAGTAATCTCTTTCATGCTACATTAGAAGAGTTAGAAGTATTGAAGGTGAATCCAACAGAAGAATCCAGTCTGTTGATCAAAGATATGCTAGATGATATGAATCACTATCAGTTAATTGAGTACGTTAATGAACTTCCAAGTTGTCTGATCTTATGTGATAAATTACGATTGAACCAAGTATTTGATAATATCATCAGTAACTCTTATAAATATGCGAATACGACCATTCAAATCCGCTTTTTAGAAACGGACAACCATCTCACAATTGAGATACGTGACTTTGGGACTTCCGCTAGTGACTTAGACCCTTATTTATTGACTGAGAAATTTTACCGCGGCGATAATGCTGGTGATAAAAATGGATCTGGCTTAGGATTATATTTAGCGAATAACTTTATAGAAGGAATGGGCGGAGAACTGATCTGTGAGGTGGATCAAGGTTTTGTTGTGACACTACATTTATCGAAGGCGGGAATGATAGTTAAGAAATAG
- a CDS encoding DNA-binding response regulator: protein MQYDCLIVDDEKELGDATCEYFEMFGLKAKYVATSSECLSILEANEVKVLLLDINLEQESGFTLCKKIREAYDLPILFISARQSDDDVLIALNIGGDDYIKKPYSLSILLAKVKVILKRLEQSGQSKAIASTGLTIDADAMKVYVDGKEVTLKTKEFRVLYYLYEHKNKVVTKDELFLHIWGDEFFSDGTLNVHIRKIREKIEKNPNEPKYIKTIWGTGYRLEL, encoded by the coding sequence ATGCAATATGATTGTTTGATCGTCGATGACGAGAAAGAGTTAGGGGATGCAACTTGTGAATATTTTGAGATGTTTGGACTAAAGGCAAAGTATGTTGCAACCTCATCCGAGTGCCTGTCTATCTTAGAAGCGAACGAGGTAAAGGTATTATTATTAGATATTAATCTAGAACAGGAGAGTGGATTTACTCTTTGTAAGAAGATAAGAGAAGCGTACGACTTACCAATCCTATTTATCAGTGCAAGACAAAGCGACGATGATGTTTTGATCGCGCTAAATATCGGTGGAGATGATTACATAAAAAAGCCATACTCTTTAAGTATTCTTTTAGCAAAGGTAAAAGTCATCTTAAAGAGACTCGAGCAATCAGGACAAAGTAAAGCAATCGCTAGTACGGGACTTACTATCGATGCTGATGCAATGAAAGTCTATGTAGATGGGAAAGAAGTGACCTTAAAGACAAAAGAGTTTCGCGTACTGTACTATCTATACGAACATAAAAATAAAGTGGTTACGAAAGATGAGTTATTCCTTCATATCTGGGGAGATGAATTCTTTAGTGATGGAACATTAAATGTCCACATCCGTAAAATTAGAGAAAAGATAGAAAAGAATCCAAATGAACCAAAGTACATCAAGACAATTTGGGGAACGGGGTATCGGTTAGAATTATGA